The stretch of DNA CGGAGGTCCTGCGGAGAGGACAGCAGGAAGCTGAGTGACTCTGGGGCCCCGCAGGGCGCGCTGCAGGCTGCGGAGACCGCAAGGGGCCCGGCAAGGGGCCCGGCCCGGCTCAGCCTCCTGCTGCTTCGTCCGTCCTCCGGACCAGCCCGGCCCCGCGGCCTGGGGTACCTCGTTGTCTCTGGTGGGTCGTCTTCGACCTGTCACTGAGATGCTGGTGTGCGTTTAAGAGTATCTGTGGCATTTCTGCCGTATTTGTTTCTCGTTCGATTTCCAGCTGTTTCCGGTCGGTTGCTCACACCCATCAAAGAAGAATCCCTTAAgggtttgtatttgtatttgacGTTGTTTGCATATTATTTCAAAGGAAAGCAAGTCCCTGCATTTTACGAACCTTCGAATCTTGAAGAAGGACCTGCACTTTTCTTGCTAAACTTACTCTGAATATGTGTGCGCTGCTTCGTGAATTTACCAACAGGattttcctcctctgttctcCAGTTGTTTACTGGTGGCTCGGCTCACAGGAGCACCGTTGatttctgcttctttccttcctggtcACCTTACTTCGTTCTAGTCCATTCTAACGTCTGGCGGTCAGCGCTttgctccctgctctctgtcccTTCATCTTGGAGCCCGGTAGGGCAGAGCGTGGCCtactggggaggaagcaggaatcGGCCCCCAGACCCCCTCACGGCGCCGCCCTGTCTTCCTGCTGAAGTCCCCCATGGGCCAAACCCACGTGAAGCCGGGGCACATGGGAACTTGGGATGGGCCGCAGGGAGGGAATGGGAAGCTGCTCCCTGCCAGGAGGGGGATGAGCTGAGGCCAGTCTGGACCCTCTTCTGGGCGGAGTTCTGTAGAGCTAACACTTAACTGTTCTGTGTACGAACAAGGCAGAAAGCACCAGAGGGCTTCTTTCCTTTGTGGACCCCGGGATGTCTGAGCTGGAGAAGGCCATGGTGGCTCTCATCGATGTCTTCCATCAGTACTCCGGAAGGGAGGGTGACAAGCACAAGCTGAAGAAATCCGAACTCAAGGAGCTCATCAACGCTGAGCTCCCCCACTTCTTAGAGGTGAGTCTcgctttttaaaatccagtttatCCGTTCTCCGTCCACTCATAAAACCACGGTGCGCTTTCTCTTCTGGGCAGCCTGAAGGTGATTCCGGTGTAGGCTGGTTCTCCACACGTGTTCGTGCAAATGAACccccatttgattttttttaagattttatttatttatttgacagacagagatcacaagcaggcagagaggcaggcagagagagaggagggaaacaggttccctgccgagcagagagcccaatgtaaagctcgatcccaggaccctgagaccatgacctgagccaaaggcagaggcttaacccactgagcaaccggCGCCCCAGTGAACCCCCATTTTAGAGGCGAGCTCAGATGGCCCCGTTCTCATTTTCATGCTTGGTGTATAGTAGCAGCAGCCAGGAGAAACTGCTGTCTCCAAGGCCAAAGCACAGGTTGCAGATCATGCTGACTTCCTGACAAATGGGAAGGTTTGCAGCAGCGATGAGGGCAGCTGGGATGGAAAGTGTCCTCCTGCCGTACCTGGGCCAGCGCACACACGAGAAAGGGGTTAGAAGTGAGCTCTGGTCCGGGAGGGCTGTGCCCGCATTAGCTGCACAATCAGTGCCTCCAGACGCCGTTCACTCAGCACGTGGTCACTGAGGGCGTCCCGTGGTCACCGCGGGGAACGCAGGCCCGAGGACACGGCCCCGGCTTCTGGGACACCGGCCTGGTGCGTGGACGGCCACAGCGCCCCCATCCCCACTGCCCTCAGATCAGCCTTTGCACTGTGCCCCGTCTGGTGCCCTTGAGGCCACGGACTGCAGTCCAGCTGGTCGCTGACCTTCCCTTAGTGCCCAGAACCCAGGCCACACACAGGAAACGGCCAGACCACAAGCCAGGGCGCCAGGGTCTGACGAAGCACTAATTCCGGGAACGGTGCCAGGACACCCGGTGTGGCCCCGCGGCCCGGGCCGTGGAGCCGCCCGCCTGAGCCCCACTGGCTGCAGCGCCCCGGGTTCCGGCAGCGAGGCAGCGCCCGCCGTCTGCAGGGCCGCCTGGGGGGCTCCTGTCCGCACCCCGACCCACACACGCCGTCGCTGCGAGCCCCGGGACGCACCAGCAGGCTCGCGGGGGTGGGCGTGTCTGGGGCTGACTGGGGTTTTCTCAGGCATTCGGGTTCTCGAGCCGCTGCCCGCCTGTGGCTCGGTTCCCCGCCCGCCCACCTTCTAACCTGACGGCCCGAACTCGCAGCTTCTTCTGCAGACGAGGGTGGTTCTAGGGTGAGGGGAAACAGTCTGTCAAGCCCTGAACCGAAGGGACAGCCCAACAAGCAACTATCAGTAATTAGTGATGACGAAGTTAttacaaaataatgtaaattacATAAAACAATCACTCATCACAAACTGTTGGTTTGAAAACAGGGAAAGCTTAGCATGTGGGAACCACAATTTATAAAAGACAAATAACTCGTGGTAAGTGGATCGAGGCATCATCAGCATCAGCTGACCCGGTTCATTGGGGTAATTTCGGTTTGGGGGTGAATCTATAACGTAATCGAAACAGCGTCCCTCCCGTCCGTCTTAGCAGATGTCTCCAGGTCCCACCAGCCCCGCTGGAATCTGTCCTGCACGTATGCTCTCTTCAAGGCGGCTTGTGGACGTGCCCCCGACTGCTTCGGGCCAAGCTCTCTGGCCCCGCGGCTGATTCCCTGTAGCCTGCACGTAGGCTGTCCATGCAAGTTTGGTGCCAGTTCTTCCCACCGCGCCTAAAGCCCTGCCCTGTGTCTGCCCCCCGGGACCGGTAACCCCGTTCGCTCAGCAGCACTGACAGTCATCAGGGCCGGCAGGAAAGTCCCCTGACACCCAGAAAGCAACTCGAGGGGCAGAAAGAACACAGGACTTCACAAATTTAGGGTCTGTTCCCAAGAGTCACTCCAGGAAAAAACCCCActtttgtaggtttttttgtttttgtttttttctgacagagatcacaggtaggcagggaggcaggcagagagagaggaagcaagcttcccatcaaacagggagcccaatacggggcttgatcccaagaccctgagatcatgacctgagccgaaggcagatgcttaacccactgagccatccaggtgccccccaaaacccACGTTTGAAACATGAAAACCCACTGAAAACTTTCATTCCACTCCCAGAAGCAGTGAAACACTTAGGGGAACcaaaatttcatgttttcttccaagatgtttgctcacaatgctTTCTGGCGTCTGGACTGCATCCCCTCTCCAGGCGTTTCCGGTTTTAGGCACAGTGAGAGCCAGCGGCAGGTTGTTGTTCCGTTTCATCTTTGTCGAGCAGCTTGGGTCCCCCAGGACCTACGGGTGGAACCGACACTCGGACCCCCAGAGATTCTGCCCAGCCAAGAGCCTCCCCGTCACACAAAAGACCTTTCTGGTATTTCAGGGCATCTTCTCTCTTAACTTGCTTCTGGCACAAATTATGAAAGCCGGCCAACGATTACTCCCGTCTCGATGGCCCTAAACGTCAACTAAAAACAAGCTGGGCAGCTTCTCTTCTATCTCGTAGGAAGTCAAGGAGCAGGAGGTCGTGGACAAAGTCATGGAAACTCTGGACAGTGATGGAGACGGCGAATGTGACTTCCAGGAATTTATGGCCTTTGTCGCCATGGTTACCAGCGCCTGCCACGAGTTCTTTGAGCACGAGTGAGCGGCGAGCAGTTGCTGTGCTGGGCGAGGGTCACGCAGGAAGCAGGGAGTGGGGCTCGCAGCCAGTAGGAACGGAGCTTCCCCGCCGCGCTGTAGCTGATTAGGAAGCTTGACTTGCTCTGTCAACGAGCCGTTGACAACCTCTTCCCACGGCTGACTCTGGCCCCGTCGTTCTTTCTGCTCCGCTCGGCACACGCGTCCGCTGACGGGGGCGCGGGGCCCGGGCCATCCTCGTTCTGGGAAGCGTGTGCTCGGCCGCCGTCATGGCTGCGGAGAGCCCTAACCCAGGCCTGCCACGCTGCCCCCAGAAATGCTCCGGGCACGTGTGCTTCCTGGAGCCAGAAAGACAAAGCTTTGCCCTTAAATCGGTTTACCCTCCGTGCAAATGAACCCTCAGGGCGTGAGGGGGTCCGACAGGCCACCTGCTCCCCCGACAGTGCGGCCACAGGCCGGTCCCCTTCCCGGCGGGGAGCTGTGGGTCCTGAGCACACACCGTCGCTCACTGAGCTGCAGGAAGCCTGTGTCTCACGACCGCCAAGTACCGACGCGTTGGTTCTAGCCGGGACTGAGGATCAGAGTCCCGCTCTCTGCCGACTCCCTGCGCGGCTCCCACCTGCTGCCCGCGGGCTGTGTGGCGGGGACAGCGCGCCTCCCTGCAGACAGGCTCCTTCCCGTGGCCTCCTCTCCGGTCTGGGAAGGGCCCTGGCCCTCCCGCGTGTGTGCTGAGGCTGGGCCTGCCCACGGCGGTTGGCAAGGTCGGTGGACGCGGCAAGCTGAGCTGTGAGCTTGGGTATCCACGAATTCAAATAAATCAGTTTCAAATAATTCACATCATCAACTTATAAATATGAACAGTCACATCCCAGAAAAGCCCATGAACCTTATCTACccccttctgctgctgctgcttttaagTGCACAGACTTGGAAATTCCTAAGCCGGTGGTTGCTTGTATCCGCGTTAAATAAAGATCGCAGTGACAGTGACAGTTCTCGTGGCCGTGACAGAAACCAGAGCGAAACACCCGCCAgcctgggaggagcagagagacgCCCGGCCACCGCCTCGCCCTCCTGTGCCCTCCCTGAAGCCCGGCGGGTGCACAGGACAAGGGACACTGGGATGGGGTCGTGGTGAGCAGGGCTGGGGTGTGAAGGGACAAGCACAGATGGGGCAGGGTGCAGAGTGGTGAGGGGGGCCCAGagcggtgggggcggggaagggggtgggaggagctgggagtgaggagggggaaggggtgtGGGAGCGTGGGGGCGagaagaggtggagggaggaggggtcagggtgaggaaGGGGTGAGGCGGGAGGTGGGGGTAGAGCCTGCCACAGACTTCCAGCCGGCTTGGCCCCAGGCGGCCTCATCAGCCCGACCCCGGGGAGGGGGCATGTCATGTGGCCCCGGGGACCGCGAGGCTGGAGAGAGTCCCTGACGCACGTGGCTGTGCGGGGTGCGTGGAGCTGGGGACTGAGGCCAGCACCCAGGGACCCCCCCCAGCGTGCCCACGGCCCACGGCCCACGGCCGGCCACTGCGGCCTCCGGGAGGCTCCTTCAGGCTTGGCAGGTTTTCTCCCCACACGCCCGGGGGCACCTGCGTGTCCCACCGTCCGGGGCTCAGAGAGATTCGATCTTGGAAATAAAACAGCGGGTAAAGTGGGGCCGCCATTCAGATGGGTTTGTCTGGGAAGAGCGGTCAGGGCCGCAAGAGGTGCCACCGGGGTCCGGAGGCTGccgcagagggaggggcagctgtggcggggtggggggggcgcggtGCCCTGGAGGAGGGACCGCAGCCTCTGGtcctgcctggggtgggggaggggcggggaaggggtggagaggaGTTGGGGGGAGCAGGGGGTGACCCAGCCGGGGCCTCCATCCTcaaagggaggggcaggaggagaaggggagcctgCTCCGGGCTGCGTCCGGCTCTCCGTTGGGCCGCAGAGGACAGCGGCCCCCAAAGGCCAGCGGCGGACCGAGTCCCGGCCTGCAGCTCCCTTGCCGGCCGCTGTCCAAGCAGCTCAAGGGGATTCGGCTCCGGCCTGTCCCCCTGGCTCCCGACCACACAGGAACCAGCTGCAGTGGACTGGGCCCCCGGAAGGCTGCCAGGGCAGCCGTGGAATGTGCCCGCGGATCCCGCACCCAGGGGTGCTCCTTTACCCcgaagagggaagcagggccacCTGCAGATATCCTGGGGGCTTCCTGGTTGTAAGAGGCCCCTCGTCCTCCTCTGACCTCTGCTCGGTGGGACCCACAGGCCCCACCACCCTTGCCCCACAGGCCGTGTCTGGTGCTGTGAATGGCCACTTAGGGTCCCCACACAGACGGCAGCAGGTCTGATGACCCAAGAGCTgccccaggcatccccagctggGCAGGGCGAGCCCTGGGCCCGGGGGAGGGTGGCGGGGGTGCGGTGGGTGGGGTGGGATCAGCTCCCGACTTCAGCCGGGAGCAAAAGCCACTCACTCGGGCCTCAAGGAAGGGAGCTCTGCATCTTAACCGACCTCTGTCCTCTCCGGGGGTTGCTTTTCACAAGGCACGGTGCAGCCACAGGCGATTTCCTGTGCCCCCCGGTCCCCCGGGCTCGACCCACAGTGGCCAGAGAGTCCGTCTCTGACAGGGCAGAGACCCTGGGGCCAAGCCTGGGACCCTATTTGTGACAAGTACTGCGCActtctggggctgctgggggcccATCCTCCAGCCTCGGGACCGCAAGCGTCCCGGCGGCCACCAGGGCCCCTGCCCGCAGTCCTGGCGAGACGATCGCCGGGCTTCCCTGCTACGGAGAGCAGGGGTCCTCACGTCATGTCCTGGGGTGGTGTGGGGCGCACCCCTTCCCAGCTCGCGCAGGCACAGGAGCTGTGGGAAGGCCACGGAGTCCCTGAGCGCTGGCCCTGCCCAGGGAGCAGGGTGCGGTGGGTGCGGGCAGAGCAGGGGCTGAGGCTGAGGTGGGGACCTGCTCGAGAGCACAGCCCTAGGCCCCCAGGTGTTTCcgagaccccacccccacctccagggccCCTCGTAACAGGGGGCCCCTGGAGTACCTCTCcccggggctggggcggggaggtggggagaccatctgggaggggcaggggtggggaccagggagggagtcCTGGGCTGCGCAGGCTCCCGTCTCCCAGCAcaacccgcccccacccccaggagcttGTGTGACACCACAGCCTCGCTCCCAGGTCAGGGCCGGGGCCAGGGTGGTGGGAGGCTGCTTGAGCAAGAACGTAGGTGATTTTTGTCTTCAGAAAGTTAGGAAAGACCAGATTAGTAAAATAGCGctatcaggggctcctgggtggctcagtgggttaagcctctgccttcggctcaggtcctgatcccagggtcccaggatcgagccctgcacttcgcttgggctctctgctccgcggggagcctgcttccccctccctctctgcctgcttgtgatctctgtcaaataaataaatctttaaaaaaaaaaaaaaagccctatcaGCCTTAGAGGTCCTTCTAGAATTGTGCTGTCTTCCCGGTACGGTGGGCTTCCGGAGAGCAGAGGAAGGCGGGGGAGAACTCAGCATCCCCAGAGCTTGAGGGCCCCGAGCTCCAGACTGCAGCTCCCTCCGTTAGGAAAGGCTGTTGGCTGGTGTGTGGGTCTAACCCACGGGGGTCCCCACCTCCTCTTCTGGTGGCTGCACTTTGTGTGACACCCTGATGAACAGTCCTGATTCAGGCGGAGGCAACCCCTCCTTCACCAT from Neovison vison isolate M4711 chromosome 6, ASM_NN_V1, whole genome shotgun sequence encodes:
- the S100B gene encoding protein S100-B, which codes for MSELEKAMVALIDVFHQYSGREGDKHKLKKSELKELINAELPHFLEEVKEQEVVDKVMETLDSDGDGECDFQEFMAFVAMVTSACHEFFEHE